From the Psilocybe cubensis strain MGC-MH-2018 chromosome 9, whole genome shotgun sequence genome, one window contains:
- a CDS encoding L-tryptophan decarboxylase: MVHQTALSRYGGWLPKSRKIHKAFIDEQVKRAKLRPVRNVEELEPSVAAFKNAIDSDPVMKSLMTKIFEQVSPENLIPDFDSLVTMMNNVIGEAPKFQILPGLESEPIGVPMYLLFDLLSNTGAAYDLFRMPAFNIALKNVLDAWGEYLTTDASNSTLTDKPEGWFGKIALKSLEDGRGDFNSTYITPDPEAVNRGYQSWDEFFTRKLQPNVRPIDDPLNNCLIHSACESTPYRIPSPSESVKAHDQFWLKGQPYSLWDMFNFGPGHNDERQFYVEKFVGGKVYQAFLSPQDYHRWHSPVNGTIVKTFTLPGTYYAVLPDNGAEPDDPSLEERDPHGALIRSQAWLTMNAARAIIFIEADNPDIGLLCFIGVGMAEVSTCDVTVKDQQQVKIGDELGMFHFGGSSHALIFGPHVNITFFDDVVIDQHLWVNSIIAGVEPRK, translated from the exons ATGGTACATCAAACAGCACTCAGTCGCTACGGTGGATGGCTTCCAAAAAGCCGCAAAATCCACAAGGCTTTTATTGACGAGCAAGTCAAGCGAGCCAAGCTTAGGCCTGTCAGAAATGTAGAAGAACTCGAGCCATCTGTCGCCGCTTTTAAAAATGCAATAGACTCTGATCCCGTCATGAAGAGTTTAATGACCAAGATATTCGAACAAGTATCACCGGAGAATCTG ATTCCAGATTTTGACAGCTTGGTAACCATGATGAACAATGTTATTGGCGAAGCTCCCAAATTCCAGATTTTACCAGGACTCGAATCAGAGCCCATCGGTGTTCCAATGTATCTGCTATTTGACTTGCTCAGTAACACTGGTGCTGCATATGATCTCTTCCGCATGCCCGCTTTCAATATCGCCTTGAAAAACGTTCTCGACGCTTGGGGTGAATATCTCACAACAGATGCATCAAACTCGACCCTTACAGATAAGCCTGAGGGTTGGTTCGGGAAGATAGCCCTAAAGTCGCTCGAGGACGGTCGCGGGGACTTCAATTCGACCTATATCACCCCTGATCCCGAGGCTGTCAACCGCGGCTACCAGTCCTGGGACGAGTTCTTCACTCGTAAATTACAGCCAAACGTTCGTCCTATCGACGATCCCCTGAACAACTGTCTCATCCACAGTGCCTGCGAATCTACACCCTATCGCATCCCATCCCCATCGGAAAGTGTCAAAGCACACGACCAATTCTGGCTGAAAGGCCAACCTTACTCGCTCTGGGACATGTTCAACTTCGGACCCGGTCACAATGACGAACGCCAATTCTACGTTGAAAAATTTGTAGGCGGCAAAGTATATCAAGCATTCCTTTCACCTCAGGACTACCACCGCTGGCACAGCCCTGTCAACGGCACGATTGTCAAGACTTTCACTCTTCCCGGCACATACTATGCTGTACTACCAGACAATGGTGCAGAGCCAGACGACCCTTCTCTCGAAGAACGTGATCCCCATGGAGCCTTGATCCGTTCTCAGGCATGGCTCACTATGAATGCTGCACGcgccatcatcttcatcgaaGCCGACAACCCAGATATCGGCCTCTTGTGTTTCATCGGCGTGGGCATGGCAGAGGTGTCTACTTGCGATGTAACTGTCAAGGATCAGCAACAAGTCAAAATCGGCGACGAGCTTGGGATGTTCCATTTCGGTGGCTCATCTCACGCCTTGATCTTTGGTCCCCACGTCAATATTACGTTTTTCGACGACGTAGTTATCGACCAACACCTTTGGGTAAACTCTATCATCGCTGGAGTCGAACCCCGCAAGTAA